The Candidatus Thiodiazotropha endoloripes genome has a window encoding:
- a CDS encoding PAS domain S-box protein, with protein MKPQSAFSSIEWSKQFLFILLPFAAIFALGAYVHYYTNSETDRVTLRTNELLNVGLARSVLNRDLSNVISDLIFLASYIDKQSFEASGELRKKQVEELFFTFIKEKRLYDQVRYIDRQGLEIIRVNFGAGNPMLVPDQELQDKSARYYFVETVAMAPGEIYISPLDLNIEEGVIEQPLKPVMRFAVPIFAQRDQIQGILVLNYLGERLLSDFARAGANIADHIHLLNKDGYWLNSPQNSHEWGFMLPHKKHITELYPAAWELVRQSVSGQLETSDGLITYETVTPRTVASQTIRGYEQQQLTMSPLDELRWKVVSRVSLDRYAPGFLGFIRQHTPLYFVIMVVLLFGSWLLATANLRHRNAQRQSEYERRFRRTLEDMQLAAITLDREYRLVFCNDYFLKLTGWTREEVLHDEWIERFVRVEHKKLFRDTLEKLHSEGVESRDVEVDVVMKLGGYRRIAWHHTPSTDAHGKVVRVTAIGEDVTERRKAEDKVRKLSHAVEQSPSIVLLTDRHGQIEYVNPKFTQVTGYHADEVIGKKTNILKSGETSVDDYKQLWQTVLNGEEWRGVFHNRRKNGELYWESASISALKDEEGEITNFVAVKEDITEHKRLEREVEMQQQELVRTQALTVMGQMASMIAHDLRNPLSSVKMSMQILGKHAANEEKELSVIGLDQIRYMENILTDMLTYARPEAAHVDWVNIEKLMDATVLSLHKRIEEVQSTVDVEYQSGLPALPGDANKLRQLFSNLIVNALQASEKNEHGSSKINIKVIQVMDPTGSAVEISVCDNGIGIESDDNQKLFEPFYTTRTKGTGLGLAIVKQIIDQHQGRVELVPREAGGTCAIVTLPTVPREEESGS; from the coding sequence ATGAAACCGCAATCCGCATTCTCCAGCATAGAGTGGTCGAAGCAGTTTTTATTCATCCTGCTGCCGTTTGCGGCGATCTTTGCGCTGGGCGCCTATGTCCACTACTACACCAATTCGGAAACCGATCGGGTTACCCTCAGGACCAACGAACTACTGAATGTGGGATTGGCTCGAAGTGTTCTCAACCGCGACCTCTCCAATGTCATTTCAGATCTGATCTTTCTTGCCAGCTATATTGACAAGCAGAGTTTTGAAGCCTCCGGGGAGTTAAGAAAAAAACAGGTCGAAGAGCTGTTCTTCACCTTCATAAAAGAGAAACGACTCTACGATCAGGTGCGTTATATTGACCGTCAGGGTCTGGAGATAATCCGCGTCAACTTTGGTGCTGGAAATCCAATGCTTGTTCCCGATCAGGAGTTGCAGGACAAGTCTGCACGCTACTATTTTGTGGAGACCGTGGCGATGGCTCCCGGGGAGATCTATATCTCACCCTTGGATCTGAATATCGAAGAGGGGGTTATCGAACAGCCGCTGAAGCCGGTGATGCGGTTTGCTGTACCGATCTTTGCGCAGCGAGATCAGATTCAGGGTATTCTGGTGCTTAACTATCTGGGTGAACGCCTGTTGAGTGACTTCGCCAGGGCCGGTGCCAATATTGCCGATCACATCCATCTGTTGAATAAGGATGGATACTGGTTGAACAGTCCCCAGAACAGTCATGAATGGGGGTTTATGCTGCCCCATAAAAAACATATCACTGAACTCTATCCGGCCGCTTGGGAACTGGTCAGACAATCCGTTTCCGGTCAACTGGAGACCAGTGATGGTCTGATTACCTATGAAACGGTTACCCCCAGAACTGTCGCCTCTCAAACGATCCGGGGGTATGAACAACAGCAATTGACCATGTCGCCGTTGGATGAGTTGCGTTGGAAGGTTGTTTCCCGGGTCTCCCTGGATCGTTATGCGCCAGGCTTTTTAGGTTTTATCCGACAGCATACCCCACTCTATTTTGTGATCATGGTGGTTTTGCTGTTCGGCTCCTGGCTGTTGGCAACCGCCAATCTGCGTCATCGCAATGCACAGCGTCAAAGTGAATACGAGCGGCGTTTCCGGCGTACCCTGGAGGATATGCAGCTGGCTGCGATTACCCTTGATCGTGAATATCGTCTGGTGTTTTGCAATGACTACTTTTTGAAACTGACCGGCTGGACCCGAGAGGAGGTACTGCACGACGAGTGGATCGAACGCTTTGTCAGGGTTGAGCACAAAAAGCTGTTTCGCGATACCTTGGAAAAACTCCACAGCGAAGGTGTTGAATCACGGGATGTGGAAGTGGATGTGGTGATGAAGCTCGGTGGCTACCGACGCATCGCCTGGCACCATACGCCTTCAACGGATGCCCACGGTAAGGTTGTCCGGGTGACGGCGATTGGTGAGGATGTGACCGAGCGTCGTAAAGCGGAAGATAAGGTGCGTAAGTTGTCTCATGCGGTGGAACAGAGTCCCAGCATCGTGCTACTGACAGACCGGCATGGCCAGATCGAGTATGTGAATCCGAAGTTCACCCAGGTGACCGGTTACCATGCGGATGAGGTGATCGGTAAAAAGACCAATATCCTGAAATCCGGTGAAACCTCGGTAGATGACTACAAGCAGCTCTGGCAGACCGTGTTGAATGGTGAAGAGTGGCGGGGTGTCTTCCATAATCGGAGAAAGAACGGTGAGCTCTACTGGGAGTCCGCCTCCATCTCCGCACTGAAGGATGAGGAGGGTGAAATCACCAACTTCGTTGCAGTCAAAGAGGATATCACTGAGCACAAGCGTCTTGAGCGGGAAGTTGAGATGCAGCAACAGGAGCTGGTCCGTACCCAGGCACTCACCGTGATGGGGCAGATGGCCAGCATGATTGCCCACGATCTGAGAAACCCTCTTTCGTCGGTGAAAATGAGTATGCAGATTCTGGGTAAGCATGCGGCCAACGAAGAGAAGGAGCTGTCAGTGATTGGTCTGGATCAGATCCGTTACATGGAGAACATTCTCACCGACATGCTGACCTATGCCCGGCCGGAAGCCGCTCATGTGGATTGGGTAAATATCGAAAAGCTGATGGACGCAACCGTGTTGAGCCTGCACAAACGTATTGAAGAGGTGCAGTCGACAGTCGATGTGGAGTACCAGTCCGGATTGCCTGCATTACCGGGAGATGCCAATAAGCTGAGGCAGCTGTTCTCGAATCTGATCGTCAATGCTCTGCAGGCCAGTGAGAAAAATGAACATGGCTCCAGTAAAATCAATATCAAAGTGATTCAGGTGATGGATCCGACGGGCAGTGCCGTCGAGATATCGGTTTGTGACAACGGCATCGGCATTGAAAGTGACGACAATCAGAAACTGTTCGAACCGTTCTATACAACCAGAACCAAAGGTACCGGCCTTGGTCTGGCGATCGTCAAACAGATTATCGATCAGCACCAGGGGCGGGTTGAACTGGTACCCCGGGAGGCAGGCGGCACCTGTGCCATTGTCACTCTGCCGACCGTCCCCAGGGAGGAAGAATCGGGATCGTGA
- the ptsP gene encoding phosphoenolpyruvate--protein phosphotransferase, which produces MLETLHRIVKEVNAASDLEQALAIIVQEVKQAVQADVCSVYLTDFERRDHVLKATDGLHPQAVDKVRLPYHRGLIGLVCERAEPVNLADAPNHKRYLFTHETGETSYKGFLGVPIIQNRKVLGVLVARQIDQRSFEDNEVTFLFTLAAQLAGAITHAQASGNLNTQSDLAPPKRFLQGQPGSPGVALGTAVVVYPPADLEAVPDRPSKDPDEEEDAFRTAVAAVVQDLMAIEDRFEESLPAEDRALFEAWLMMLGSDSLIGNTVRRIQQGNWAPGALRETFQEHARIFENMEDIYLRERASDVLDLGRRILMHLQQKVATLDEYPENTILVGEEVSAMQLAEVPRERLAGVVSASGASFSHVAILARALEVPAVMGMSNLPVSRMEGHFLILEGYLGRIYVSPAPSVIAEYRRLASEDQALYQELQADKDLPCETTDGVRIPLYLNTGLLSELSNQGMAESEGVGLYRTELPFMVRDSFPGESVQVANYRKVLKMFHPRPVIIRTLDIGGDKPLPYFPVEESNPFLGWRGIRISLDHPEIFITQVRAILRAAIDLNNLRLLLPMISHVQEVDDAMLLIQRAHDELLEEGYQVKMPKVGVMIEVPAAVYQVEALAQRIDFLSVGTNDLTQYLLAVDRNNAHVADIYNDLHPAVLRALIQIIKGAGQYGKEVSVCGELAGNPAAAVLLLGMGVNSLSMNGGSLLRVKWVLRSFSHSRAKQLLQTALRCEQAGEIVNLLSNALEEMGLGGLMRAGR; this is translated from the coding sequence ATGCTTGAGACCCTTCATCGCATCGTAAAAGAGGTAAATGCCGCATCCGACCTGGAACAGGCCCTGGCGATCATTGTTCAGGAGGTAAAGCAGGCGGTGCAGGCGGATGTCTGCTCCGTCTATCTCACCGACTTCGAGCGGCGGGATCATGTGCTGAAGGCGACGGACGGATTGCATCCGCAAGCCGTCGACAAGGTCAGGTTACCCTACCATCGGGGACTGATCGGGCTGGTCTGTGAAAGGGCGGAACCGGTCAATCTGGCGGACGCTCCGAATCACAAACGCTATCTCTTCACCCATGAGACCGGCGAGACCTCTTACAAGGGATTTTTAGGCGTACCGATCATTCAGAACCGTAAGGTTCTGGGTGTGCTGGTGGCGCGTCAGATCGATCAGCGCAGCTTTGAGGATAACGAAGTTACCTTTCTGTTCACTCTGGCGGCGCAGCTTGCCGGTGCGATTACCCATGCCCAGGCCAGTGGCAACCTGAATACCCAGAGTGATCTGGCGCCACCGAAGCGGTTTCTACAGGGACAGCCCGGATCTCCGGGTGTCGCCCTGGGTACGGCGGTTGTGGTCTATCCTCCCGCCGATCTGGAAGCGGTGCCCGACCGTCCGTCGAAGGACCCGGATGAGGAAGAGGATGCTTTCAGAACCGCGGTGGCGGCGGTGGTGCAGGATCTGATGGCGATCGAAGACCGCTTTGAAGAGAGCCTGCCTGCGGAGGATCGGGCGCTGTTCGAGGCCTGGCTGATGATGCTCGGCAGTGATTCCCTGATCGGCAACACCGTGCGACGCATCCAACAAGGCAACTGGGCGCCGGGCGCCTTGCGGGAGACCTTTCAGGAGCATGCGCGGATATTCGAGAACATGGAGGATATCTACCTTCGGGAGCGGGCATCCGATGTGCTCGATCTGGGGCGACGTATCCTGATGCATCTGCAGCAGAAGGTCGCCACCCTGGATGAATATCCGGAGAACACCATTCTGGTTGGTGAAGAGGTCAGTGCCATGCAGCTTGCCGAGGTGCCGAGAGAGCGCCTGGCTGGTGTGGTATCCGCCAGTGGCGCCAGCTTCTCCCATGTGGCGATACTGGCCAGAGCCCTGGAAGTGCCGGCAGTAATGGGAATGAGTAATCTGCCGGTGAGTCGTATGGAGGGACATTTTCTGATTCTCGAGGGCTATCTGGGACGGATCTATGTCTCGCCTGCGCCTTCGGTCATTGCAGAGTATCGACGACTCGCCAGTGAGGACCAGGCGCTCTATCAGGAGCTGCAGGCGGACAAGGATCTGCCTTGCGAAACCACCGATGGTGTGCGGATACCTCTCTACCTCAATACCGGCCTGCTTTCAGAGCTGAGTAATCAGGGCATGGCCGAATCGGAAGGTGTGGGTCTCTATCGTACCGAGCTGCCATTCATGGTGAGAGACAGCTTTCCCGGAGAGTCGGTACAGGTTGCCAACTATCGAAAGGTGCTGAAGATGTTTCATCCGCGCCCGGTGATCATCCGTACCCTGGATATCGGTGGAGACAAACCGCTGCCCTATTTTCCGGTGGAGGAGTCGAATCCGTTTCTGGGTTGGCGGGGGATACGAATCTCTCTCGACCATCCTGAGATCTTCATCACTCAGGTGCGTGCCATCCTGCGTGCCGCCATCGATCTGAACAACTTGCGTCTGCTGTTGCCGATGATCAGTCATGTGCAGGAGGTCGATGATGCCATGCTGCTGATCCAGCGGGCGCATGATGAGCTGCTGGAAGAGGGCTATCAGGTGAAGATGCCCAAGGTCGGGGTGATGATCGAGGTGCCGGCTGCGGTTTACCAGGTCGAGGCCCTGGCCCAGCGGATCGATTTCCTCTCCGTGGGTACCAACGATCTGACCCAATACCTGCTCGCTGTCGATCGAAACAATGCCCACGTTGCGGACATCTACAACGATCTGCATCCAGCCGTGTTGCGGGCCCTGATTCAGATCATCAAAGGTGCCGGTCAGTATGGTAAAGAGGTGAGTGTCTGTGGTGAGCTGGCGGGAAATCCGGCCGCAGCGGTCCTGCTGCTGGGTATGGGAGTCAACAGTCTGAGCATGAATGGCGGCAGTCTGTTACGGGTAAAGTGGGTGCTGCGCTCGTTTTCCCACAGTCGTGCAAAGCAGTTGCTGCAGACAGCCCTGCGTTGTGAGCAGGCGGGAGAGATTGTCAATCTGCTGTCGAATGCCCTGGAGGAGATGGGGCTGGGTGGACTGATGCGTGCTGGCCGTTAA
- a CDS encoding RNA pyrophosphohydrolase — MIDSDGFRPNVGIILCNDDRLLFWGRRTGQDAWQFPQGGIKRDETPEEAMYRELNEEVGLNADQVSIIGSTRSWLRYRLPERYIRRHSEPLCIGQKQIWFLLKTNCGEDAFCLDHTETPEFEEWRWVKYWHPVREVIYFKRNVYTKALEELAPLLYPEGVPGRSLTSYLRQNRR; from the coding sequence TTGATTGACTCAGACGGCTTTAGACCGAATGTCGGCATCATCCTGTGTAATGACGATCGTCTCCTGTTTTGGGGACGCCGCACCGGACAGGATGCCTGGCAGTTCCCCCAGGGCGGTATAAAGCGGGACGAAACCCCGGAAGAGGCGATGTACCGGGAGCTGAATGAAGAGGTGGGCCTGAATGCCGACCAGGTCTCGATCATCGGCTCTACACGCAGCTGGCTGCGCTACCGTCTGCCGGAACGCTATATCCGCCGTCACAGCGAGCCGCTCTGTATCGGTCAGAAGCAGATCTGGTTTCTGCTGAAGACAAACTGTGGTGAGGATGCCTTTTGCCTGGATCACACAGAAACCCCGGAGTTCGAGGAGTGGCGCTGGGTAAAGTACTGGCATCCCGTTCGCGAAGTGATCTATTTCAAACGTAATGTCTACACCAAGGCTCTGGAAGAGCTGGCGCCACTGCTCTATCCTGAGGGAGTTCCCGGGCGCTCCCTGACAAGCTATCTCCGGCAGAATCGTCGTTGA
- a CDS encoding HAD family hydrolase — protein sequence MALAIFDLDNTLLAGDSDYLWGRFLVEQGIVDGEQYERENERFYEDYKAGRLDIHEFMRFSLKPLRKNPPEKLNQWRALFIEEKITPLISKQARQLVEKHRQAGDLPLIITATNAFVTSPIAQRFGIDHLIATEPEQIDGHYTGEVAGTPSFREGKVSRLNDWLDEFEQSMQGSWFYSDSHNDLPLLEQVEHPVAVDPDQTLAEVAKQRNWPILQLHSR from the coding sequence ATGGCATTGGCAATCTTCGACCTGGACAACACCCTGTTGGCCGGTGATTCCGACTACCTCTGGGGCCGTTTCCTGGTGGAACAGGGCATTGTGGATGGAGAGCAGTATGAGCGTGAAAACGAACGCTTCTATGAAGACTATAAAGCCGGCAGACTGGATATCCACGAGTTCATGCGCTTCTCCCTGAAACCACTACGAAAAAACCCTCCGGAGAAACTCAATCAATGGCGGGCACTGTTCATTGAAGAGAAGATTACGCCACTGATCAGCAAACAGGCCCGACAACTGGTCGAGAAGCACCGTCAGGCCGGGGATCTACCGCTGATCATTACCGCCACCAATGCCTTTGTCACCTCCCCCATCGCCCAGCGTTTCGGGATCGACCACCTGATCGCCACGGAGCCGGAACAGATCGACGGCCACTATACCGGCGAGGTTGCCGGAACCCCCAGCTTCCGCGAAGGTAAAGTCAGCCGGCTGAACGACTGGCTGGATGAGTTTGAACAGAGCATGCAGGGTAGCTGGTTCTACAGTGACTCCCATAATGATCTGCCGCTGCTGGAGCAGGTGGAGCATCCGGTCGCGGTTGATCCGGACCAGACCCTTGCGGAAGTGGCAAAACAGCGAAACTGGCCGATTCTGCAGCTGCACAGCCGATAA
- a CDS encoding HIRAN domain-containing protein produces MKQSQMLAALFRFPVRHLARKIHSRTTTIPSRKKVILQESPLAGFQYHRGPAIWPFLQLGETLHLKREPSNPHDRYAIAVWFKNEHLGYIPKRENRTLARLLDQGERLEATIIRLLDDDNPWRRIRFQVTWIGERTSEWVS; encoded by the coding sequence ATGAAACAGAGCCAAATGCTTGCTGCCCTATTCCGCTTTCCCGTCAGACATCTGGCCAGAAAGATTCACAGCAGAACAACAACCATCCCTAGCCGGAAAAAAGTTATCCTGCAGGAGTCCCCGCTGGCTGGCTTTCAATACCATCGCGGACCGGCCATCTGGCCTTTTCTACAGTTGGGAGAGACTCTCCATCTGAAGCGGGAACCGAGTAATCCCCACGACCGGTACGCCATCGCAGTCTGGTTTAAAAACGAGCATCTGGGCTATATCCCGAAACGGGAAAACCGAACCCTGGCGCGTCTGCTCGATCAAGGGGAGCGCCTGGAAGCCACCATCATACGCCTACTGGATGATGACAATCCCTGGCGCAGGATCCGCTTTCAGGTCACCTGGATAGGCGAACGCACCTCTGAGTGGGTATCATAG
- a CDS encoding YceI family protein, whose translation MKRISRLFLSVFSIMFFYAQQSIASSYIIDTEGGHAFIQFRISHLGYSVLAGRFNRFSGDFVYDTGNPSAASVNVLVETGSIDSNHAERDKHLRDEDFLAVKQFPQAQFVSSSYSEREDGSGLLKGNLTLRGVTRPIEIEVEHVGAGSDPWGGYRRGFTGRTRLVLADFGITKYLGDAAKEMELILGIEGIRSKSQRSSRKPR comes from the coding sequence ATGAAAAGAATTTCCAGACTGTTTCTCTCGGTATTTTCCATTATGTTTTTTTACGCTCAGCAGAGCATCGCCTCTTCCTACATCATCGATACAGAGGGGGGGCACGCCTTCATCCAGTTCAGGATCAGTCACCTGGGTTACAGTGTGCTGGCCGGACGTTTCAATCGGTTCTCCGGGGATTTTGTCTACGATACGGGCAATCCCTCTGCTGCTTCCGTCAACGTGCTGGTGGAGACGGGGAGTATCGATTCGAATCATGCGGAGAGGGACAAACACCTGCGGGATGAGGATTTTCTTGCGGTGAAGCAGTTTCCGCAAGCCCAGTTCGTCAGCAGCTCATACAGTGAGCGCGAAGATGGTAGTGGACTGTTGAAAGGTAATCTGACCCTCAGGGGGGTTACCCGGCCGATTGAAATCGAAGTGGAGCATGTGGGCGCGGGCAGCGACCCCTGGGGAGGCTATCGGCGTGGTTTTACCGGTAGGACCCGATTGGTACTGGCGGATTTTGGTATCACCAAGTATCTTGGTGACGCCGCCAAAGAGATGGAGCTGATCCTGGGAATCGAAGGAATTCGCAGCAAGTCGCAGCGCAGCTCCAGAAAACCACGGTAA
- a CDS encoding putative Ig domain-containing protein, whose protein sequence is MNATRKLLPLILFPALFSADINLAQAADLSIYKAVWRNAKDKLVIKGQGEPGAQVNAFVANSILPVGSATVDKRGIWRIKQVAPPFVPCEVDVVSGVDSANAVIRRAPGDCFVAGEDPDPDPTPENTPPVISGSPSTQVAEGQAYSFRPSASDADNDSLSFSIANRPTWASFNSSTGQLSGTPDMDDAGTTSNIRISVSDGTDTVSLNAFSITVTDTNRAPTISGSPATSVAEGGSYRFAPSANDADGDSLSFSIANRPSWASFNTSTGVLNGAPGMNDEGTTSNIQISVSDGSASAALSPFSITVNGTNQAPTISGSPATSVAEGGSYRFAPSASDADGDSLSFSIANRPSWASFNTSTGVLSGTPSMDDEGTTSNIRISVSDGSASASLSAFNITVTGTNQAPTISGSPATSVAEGGSYRFAPSADDADGDSLSFSIANRPSWASFNTSTGVLSGTPGMDDEGTTSNIRISVSDGSATASLSAFSITVSDTNRAPTISGTPATSLDEGSAYSFTPTASDPDGDALSFSVSNLPSWASFNSSTGQLSGTPDSNSAGSYSNIVITVSDGSEQASLATFAITVVDVAEEGGTFQFASNGYDVEEGSTVTLTVTRNNGTGAANVNFGTYGVEARHSQDYTGYVWTALNFLDGETSKTIRINTMSDSTDEGAETFEVHLNEPSTGYTLNDPSVSVVTIHDVEAPNNAPVISGTPDQSVVVGDGYVFTPTASDADNDTLTFSISNLPSWASFNSSNGTLSGTPAEADEGSYNNIVISVSDGTDTASLSPMTLVVEASQTTPTTGTISLNWVAPATRTDGSSLDLSEISGYRLYMGTSNSNLSPVVDVDDCTINNHVIENLETGTYYFAITAYDLSGNESNLSNVVAKDTM, encoded by the coding sequence ATGAACGCAACACGCAAACTCCTTCCGCTGATTTTATTCCCAGCCCTGTTTTCTGCAGATATCAACCTCGCCCAAGCTGCCGATCTCTCCATCTACAAAGCTGTATGGAGAAATGCTAAGGATAAACTGGTAATCAAAGGTCAGGGAGAGCCCGGCGCCCAAGTCAACGCGTTTGTAGCAAATTCGATCCTGCCAGTTGGCAGTGCGACTGTCGATAAGAGAGGCATCTGGCGCATCAAGCAGGTTGCTCCTCCATTCGTACCTTGTGAAGTTGATGTGGTATCCGGTGTGGATTCAGCCAATGCGGTCATTCGCCGGGCACCCGGCGACTGCTTCGTGGCAGGTGAAGATCCCGATCCAGATCCAACTCCGGAAAACACACCGCCAGTGATCAGCGGTTCTCCCAGCACCCAGGTAGCCGAAGGCCAGGCCTACAGCTTCCGCCCAAGTGCCAGTGATGCGGATAACGACAGTTTGAGTTTCTCCATCGCCAACAGACCAACCTGGGCCAGCTTCAACAGCTCCACCGGTCAGCTCAGCGGCACTCCGGACATGGACGATGCCGGTACCACCAGTAATATCCGCATCAGTGTCTCCGACGGTACCGACACCGTCTCCCTGAACGCCTTCAGTATTACTGTGACTGACACCAACCGGGCACCAACCATCAGCGGTTCACCTGCAACTTCCGTTGCCGAAGGTGGCAGCTACCGATTTGCACCTTCCGCCAATGACGCGGATGGCGACAGCCTCAGCTTCTCCATTGCAAACCGTCCTTCCTGGGCCAGCTTCAACACCTCCACCGGTGTACTGAACGGCGCGCCCGGCATGAATGATGAAGGCACCACCAGCAACATTCAGATCAGTGTTTCAGACGGTTCCGCCTCCGCAGCATTGAGCCCCTTCAGCATTACCGTCAACGGCACCAACCAGGCCCCAACCATCAGCGGTTCACCTGCAACTTCCGTTGCCGAAGGTGGCAGCTACCGATTTGCACCTTCCGCCAGTGACGCGGATGGCGACAGCCTCAGCTTCTCCATTGCAAACCGTCCTTCCTGGGCCAGCTTCAACACCTCCACCGGTGTACTGAGCGGCACACCGAGCATGGATGATGAAGGCACCACCAGCAACATTCGAATCAGTGTCTCTGACGGCTCCGCCTCTGCTTCACTGAGCGCCTTCAACATTACCGTCACCGGCACCAACCAGGCGCCGACCATCAGCGGTTCACCTGCAACCTCCGTTGCCGAAGGCGGCAGCTACCGGTTTGCACCTTCCGCCGATGACGCGGATGGCGACAGCCTCAGCTTCTCCATCGCAAATCGTCCTTCCTGGGCCAGCTTCAACACCTCCACCGGCGTACTGAGCGGCACACCGGGCATGGATGATGAAGGCACCACCAGCAACATTCGAATCAGTGTCTCTGACGGCTCCGCCACAGCTTCATTGAGCGCATTCAGCATCACCGTCTCCGACACCAATCGTGCACCGACCATCAGTGGCACACCGGCCACCAGTCTGGATGAAGGCAGCGCCTACAGTTTCACTCCGACTGCCAGCGATCCCGATGGCGACGCCCTGAGTTTCAGCGTCAGCAATCTGCCCAGCTGGGCCAGCTTCAACTCAAGCACCGGTCAACTGAGCGGCACCCCTGATTCCAACTCAGCAGGCAGCTACTCAAACATCGTGATCACCGTCTCTGACGGCAGCGAGCAGGCAAGCCTGGCGACATTCGCCATCACCGTTGTCGATGTGGCTGAAGAGGGCGGCACCTTCCAGTTCGCCAGCAACGGCTATGATGTGGAAGAAGGCAGCACCGTAACCCTGACCGTTACCCGTAACAACGGTACCGGCGCAGCAAACGTCAACTTCGGAACCTACGGCGTCGAAGCCAGACACTCTCAGGACTACACCGGTTATGTCTGGACAGCCTTGAACTTCCTCGACGGTGAAACCAGTAAGACCATCCGCATCAACACCATGTCTGACTCAACCGATGAAGGTGCAGAGACTTTTGAAGTTCACCTTAACGAGCCAAGCACTGGTTACACTCTGAACGATCCATCCGTCAGTGTTGTCACCATCCATGATGTCGAAGCACCCAACAACGCACCGGTTATCAGCGGCACACCTGATCAGAGCGTGGTAGTCGGCGACGGTTATGTCTTCACACCAACCGCATCCGATGCTGACAACGATACTCTGACCTTCAGTATCAGCAACCTGCCAAGCTGGGCCAGCTTCAACAGCAGCAACGGCACCCTGAGCGGTACACCGGCAGAAGCGGATGAAGGCAGCTACAACAACATCGTGATCAGCGTATCCGATGGCACTGACACGGCATCACTGAGCCCGATGACCCTGGTAGTGGAAGCCTCCCAGACCACACCTACCACTGGTACCATCTCACTCAACTGGGTAGCACCTGCCACCAGAACTGACGGCAGCTCACTGGACCTGAGTGAAATCTCCGGCTACAGACTCTACATGGGAACCAGCAACAGCAACCTCTCACCGGTAGTGGATGTGGATGACTGCACCATCAACAACCATGTAATTGAAAACCTGGAAACCGGTACTTACTACTTCGCGATCACAGCATACGACCTCTCTGGTAATGAAAGTAACCTCTCCAATGTCGTAGCGAAGGACACCATGTAG
- a CDS encoding NYN domain-containing protein — translation MPESNPTQNMAIFCDFENVALGVRDANYAAFNIQKVLERLLLKGNIVVKKAYCDWDRYKEFKATMHEAAFELIEIPHVRQSGKNSADIRMVVDALDLCYTKLHLDTFVIISGDSDFSPLVSKLRENNKVVIGVGVKNSTSDLLTANCDEFIFYDDLVRDSKKPSQNRRKSSSKKTVKKKASKKQPSEEEQRKQEALDLVVATVEDLIQERGERGKVWGSMVKQTLKRRKPGFSERYHGFSTFNALLEEAQERNLVILEADEKSGGYMIRSVT, via the coding sequence ATGCCTGAATCGAACCCAACCCAAAATATGGCCATCTTCTGTGACTTTGAGAATGTTGCATTGGGGGTGCGTGATGCCAACTATGCAGCCTTTAATATTCAGAAAGTTCTTGAGCGTTTATTGCTGAAAGGCAATATCGTTGTAAAAAAGGCCTACTGTGATTGGGATCGCTACAAAGAGTTCAAAGCAACCATGCACGAAGCGGCATTCGAATTGATAGAGATTCCCCACGTGCGCCAGTCAGGCAAGAACTCGGCAGACATCCGGATGGTAGTTGACGCCCTGGACCTATGCTACACCAAGCTTCATCTCGACACATTCGTCATTATCAGTGGAGACTCTGACTTCTCCCCACTCGTCAGTAAGTTACGCGAAAACAACAAGGTTGTAATTGGTGTCGGCGTCAAGAACTCCACTTCAGACCTACTTACTGCCAACTGCGATGAGTTTATCTTCTATGACGATCTGGTGAGAGATAGCAAGAAACCCAGCCAAAACCGACGTAAAAGTTCCAGCAAAAAAACCGTTAAAAAGAAAGCCTCAAAGAAGCAACCTAGTGAAGAGGAGCAGAGAAAGCAGGAAGCACTGGACCTGGTTGTCGCCACGGTAGAAGATCTGATTCAGGAACGCGGAGAAAGAGGAAAAGTATGGGGCTCCATGGTCAAGCAAACCTTGAAGCGTCGTAAACCCGGTTTCAGTGAGCGATACCATGGCTTCAGCACCTTCAATGCGCTGCTTGAAGAGGCACAGGAAAGAAATTTAGTGATCTTGGAAGCTGATGAAAAATCCGGTGGCTATATGATCAGGAGCGTCACGTAG
- a CDS encoding DUF1488 family protein: MQFSRKKITVTDDTVIHFPGYESWNSMAEMATVAADVNKERVLCRVSLNILEDKFGVMDESPIRCVAHHRAVIQEAARRLIQSESFEDDGSILIRSGDL, encoded by the coding sequence ATGCAGTTTAGCCGCAAAAAAATAACCGTTACAGACGACACAGTAATTCATTTTCCAGGGTACGAGTCATGGAATAGCATGGCAGAAATGGCGACCGTGGCAGCGGATGTCAACAAAGAGCGTGTACTCTGTAGAGTATCGTTGAATATATTGGAAGATAAATTTGGTGTTATGGATGAATCACCGATCAGATGTGTCGCTCATCATCGCGCCGTTATACAAGAGGCGGCGAGAAGGTTGATTCAGAGCGAGTCTTTCGAGGATGATGGGTCAATACTGATTCGTTCAGGCGATCTATGA